From Cheilinus undulatus linkage group 18, ASM1832078v1, whole genome shotgun sequence, the proteins below share one genomic window:
- the ythdf2 gene encoding YTH domain-containing family protein 2, producing MSASSLLEQRPKGQANKVQNGAVTQKDTLNDDEFEPYLNTQARQSNAYTAMSDSYMPSYYSPSIGFSYSLNEAAWSTGGDPPMPYLASYGQLSNGEPHYLPDAMFGQPGPLGSNPFLGQHGFNFFPSGIDFSAWGNSSSQGQSGTPQSSGYSSSYAYAPSSLGGAMIDGQSPFAPAANEPLNKAPGMNSLDQGMAGLKIGSAAPGGSGDMAPKVVGSGLPGGGPLGPVSSVGPPSMPPVSIAPAKPASWADIASKPAKPQPKLKTKGGMAGANLPPPPIKHNMDIGTWDNKGTMPKAATPQQVPSIPSNGQPPNQASPQPGATAAGNPQMPLSNGQLVPPVSQMGQHQLQPSGQPGMAQMPQPPLSQGPTPPSQQSQPSQPTRWVPPRNRANGFGDGSGSGTGQSPPTSSGVGVVPGVPSEPHPVLEKLRMVNNYNPKDFDWNPKQGRVFIIKSYSEDDIHRSIKYNIWCSTEHGNKRLDAAYRSLGGKGPLYLLFSVNGSGHFCGVAEMRSPVDYNTSAGVWSQDKWKGRFDVRWIFVKDVPNSQLRHIRLENNENKPVTNSRDTQEVPLDKARQVLKIIAGYKHTTSIFDDFSHYEKRQEEEECVKKVEVQGSEPYPSNPSNRSHYRLQERQGRVK from the exons ATGTCAGCCAGCAGCCTTCTTGAACAG AGACCGAAAGGCCAAGCTAATAAAG TGCAAAACGGAGCTGTGACCCAAAAGGATACTTTGAATGACGATGAGTTTGAGCCTTACCTGAATACTCAGGCCAGACAG AGCAATGCCTATACGGCCATGTCGGACTCGTACATGCCCAGCTACTACAGCCCCTCCATAGGATTTTCTTACTCCCTAAATGAGGCAGCATGGTCCACAGGTGGGGACCCTCCCATGCCTTACCTGGCTTCCTATGGACAGCTGAGCAATGGAGAGCCCCACTACCTCCCGGACGCTATGTTTGGCCAGCCAGGCCCACTAGGGAGCAACCCTTTCCTGGGCCAGCATGGTTTCAACTTCTTCCCGAGTGGCATCGACTTCTCAGCATGGGGCAATAGCAGCTCTCAGGGACAGTCGGGGACACCACAGAGCTCTGGCTACAGCAGCAGCTATGCTTATGCTCCCAGCTCACTTGGAGGTGCTATGATCGATGGACAGTCTCCGTTTGCACCTGCTGCCAATGAGCCCCTCAACAAGGCCCCTGGTATGAACAGCCTAGACCAGGGCATGGCAGGGCTTAAGATTGGCAGTGCCGCACCTGGTGGGAGTGGGGACATGGCTCCTAAGGTGGTGGGCTCTGGCTTACCTGGTGGGGGTCCCCTTGGCCCTGTATCATCTGTAGGACCACCCAGCATGCCTCCTGTTTCGATTGCCCCTGCCAAACCCGCTTCCTGGGCCGATATTGCCAGCAAGCCAGCCAAGCCTCAGCCCAAGCTGAAAACCAAGGGTGGTATGGCAGGTGCCAATTTGCCTCCTCCACCTATTAAACACAATATGGACATCGGCACTTGGGACAACAAGGGCACCATGCCTAAAGCTGCCACCCCTCAGCAGGTGCCCTCTATCCCCAGCAATGGGCAGCCGCCCAACCAGGCGTCCCCACAACCTGGAGCTACTGCTGCAGGGAACCCACAAATGCCCCTCAGCAATGGACAGCTGGTGCCGCCTGTTTCTCAAATGGGGCAGCATCAGCTTCAACCCAGTGGACAACCAGGTATGGCTCAGATGCCCCAGCCTCCTCTATCCCAGGGTCCTACTCCTCCAAGCCAACAGTCCCAACCTTCTCAACCTACTCGTTGGGTTCCTCCACGGAATCGGGCCAATGGATTTGGGGATGGCAGTGGGAGCGGGACGGGGCAGTCACCACCCACCTCTTCTGGTGTGGGTGTGGTTCCTGGGGTCCCATCTGAACCTCATCCAGTCTTAGAAAAGTTACGCATGGTCAACAATTATAACCCCAAGGACTTTGACTGGAACCCCAAGCAGGGCAGGGTGTTTATCATCAAGAGCTACTCGGAGGATGACATCCATCGCTCCATCAAGTACAACATCTGGTGCAGCACGGAGCATGGCAACAAGAGGCTGGACGCTGCTTATCGTTCTTTGGGTGGCAAAGGGCCACTTTATCTTCTGTTCAGTGTCAATGGGAGCGGGCACTTCTGCGGCGTAGCAGAGATGCGCTCACCCGTGGACTACAACACGTCTGCTGGCGTGTGGTCACAGGACAAGTGGAAGGGTCGTTTTGATGTGCGCTGGATCTTTGTTAAGGACGTTCCCAACAGTCAGCTAAGGCACATTCGGCTggagaacaacgagaacaagcCAGTGACCAACTCTCGGGACACACAGGAGGTACCACTGGACAAGGCCAGGCAGGTGCTAAAGATCATCGCTGGATACAAACACACCACTTCCATCTTTGACGACTTTTCTCACTACGAGAAACGCCAGGAAGAGGAAGAGTGTGTGAAAAAG GTGGAGGTCCAAGGCAGTGAGCCATATCCCAGCAACCCCAGCAACAGGAGTCATTACAGGCTTCAG GAGCGCCAAGGACGAGTCAAGTAA